In Alnus glutinosa chromosome 7, dhAlnGlut1.1, whole genome shotgun sequence, the sequence ATGCCTGGTTTTCCTACATCTGACCACCGCAATTGAACTTGGTAATTAAGACAAGGCACAAGCATAGAAGAGAAAACTCCATATAGTTTTCTTCTGCAAGGTAAAAAAATTAGCTCCATTTATTCCTAACAGTTATTCTATAGAATCACCTCCATATTAAAATTCTGATTAACAAGAAATTAGATAACACAGGGCAATCATCTTATACAaaataatcttcttcttcttctttttcttttctttttttttttttttttttcacaagacAAAATAATCTTAGCTCTAATTTCAATATTTATAACACttatattaatgcaagaaagATGGCAAAACGAATCTCTGCCAAGTGCAGGCATTTCCTTATTTCCATGTAAAACTCTAGGGAATCGAATGGTTGTACAGGCTTACACTCATCTGCAGTAGGGTTACAGAGACATGCAACGAGCTACTTCTTAAATTGGTTCAGGTCCTTATCACCTGTACTTCTGAGCATCTTATATCATATCCTATATTGCGAACTCCTTAATGAACTTCTTACGTCATAGAAACAGCACTTATCCGTTCTCATCATCAGATTCTCTGAAAGTTCAGTCTGATAAATCTCAAGTAAGAAAATATGACCCACATGAGGACATTGTTGGGGAAAGCCTTTATGAGTCACCTTGCACTCAAGACAAATGTTTGAATGTGTGTCACATACCGAAGGTTAGTACACTTGACAAAAGAGTGGATAAGGCCATTTATGGTAATCAATTGCTGGTATGAGACAAGAACTGTTTAAAAGCTTTCTTTAAAAGTTTCTCAATCAGATTTCTGAATGGACAGGAAGGAGTGATGACTCAGATCCCTAGTCTACCAAGCCATTATTCCTTAAATTGTTTACAAGTATGGCAGTGATGCATTTTAATGCGGTCAACTACAAAAAGATCTTAGAGAAACAATAGGATGACACATTGGGCTACTTTCAAATGTTAGATACCTGTAGCAAGTGAACAACTTGTTTCCCAAATCATAAATAGCAATCTGACAATTTTTCCACAAGatctttgtaaaagaaaaaagaatgtgaGATGTGAGATTTTGATGGAACACAAATAGCTCTCCAATTCTCAAGAAATCACTGCAGCAAACCTACGTGGGATAAGTAGTTCCCAAAGGCTTCTATTATGGAAAATAAACTCAATCCTATATGAGTATGGTTGAGGTGTATGTGCACAGTTGTGTTGCTAGTATGTTTCattacaaaaacaaacacaTATCATGACACATGCAGCTGACCTTATTagaaagaaattttgtttttatttgttctgTCCCAACAATATAGAGTAGGCAACTCTCCTGCATTTTTGGAAAAGACAGagtttcatattattatttgtatGAGCATCCTCACCCTCAACCCTAATTAGTTGCAAGAAGCTAGAACGATTCCCCTTTTCCTGTCtttaatgtgaaaaaaaaaaaaaattaaaaacaaaaaaacaaaaaaagtaaccTCAGTCATTCTCTCCTAGTTCAGACCTGTTCTGTACTTCTGTTCCAACttctaaatatattttttgataagtaaaagcaGAAATAGTGAAACTTCTAAATATATTACTCCACTTGTCTTAAAGAATAATGAATAACAGGCCCAAAGCACattaaagaggaaaaaaagtaCTCACACGACATCTGTGCTGTCCCGAACCATCAACCCATATAATGCGAACAAGGGAGACATCATTATCCAATGCACTTGTTTTCATCTTCACAGGGTAAGGAGTTGATGTATTCTTTAAACCAAGAGATAAATTGATCTTGTAAAACTGAATTGCATTATGTGCAAAGATGTCTTTAGCAGCCTCAACAGCTTCAGAAATTGAGAGATCACCATCAATACACGCATCACGTAGAACAGAAAAGACAACTTCGCGTGCTTTCTTTGCACCTGTAAAGATGAAAATTGGTTGTTGTAAGTGACCACTTCCAAAGCTGATATGCTTTTTACAAgtcagagagatagagagagagagagagagagagagagccttaACTGTCATGAACTACTGCCATAAAAAACACTAACATTCTGATCAAGACTGGGTAAAATGGTAATAAATTTTCACTTTAACATACCTAAGTAGAAAGTTTCAGGAAACGCATAGCCGTCAGTGCTGAACATTACCAGCAAATTCATTTATGTTTAGCACCAAATGTTATTTAgcacaaaccaaacaaaaggaGGAAAAGCAATGTCATCTTCCTATGCATAAAGATCCTTCTTCTGGAAACATAAGTATTAAATGCATAAACAATATTAAAAGATGGATTCACAGTCAGAGAGTAGATGAACATTTTGGTTAGAGAGGGAGGGGGAAAGGAAGGGGAGGAAGGGGTGAATGGGAAAGGGAGAAGAATAAAGAAGCTGTTCACACAGAGTACATGTGGAGATTACTTGGCAAGAAAATGCAGACATAACCTTGGTATTTCTATACTAAACTTCTGTATTAGTATTTTTTAGATTGCTTATAGTCTCACCTTCTTTATTGGAGCTAGCTCCAAAAGTTCTTTGACTGACGATATCATTCCATGGACACTAAGCTTGGGAACTGCCAACCCAAAGTCGAGGTACACCTGAAAGTGAAAGCATTGCCTTATTTGCAAAAGAACTTCCAAGTTTATCATCAAAAGTACATGTCTAAAAATTTTATGACTGGGGACTAAATTTGACCTGGGGATAAACAGAGGCCAGATATGATGCTTCCTTTGAAAATGGGTAGGATGCATGTAAAAGTACTATACGACATTTTGAAAATCTCTTGTCCTCAAGAAGGGTCCGGAGATGAAGAGGATTGGACAGCCGCATATCCAAATCTTTGTCTCCGAAACTAGTTGTAGTAAAAAGGAACAACATTTTATACGTGTGTCAGTAACACTCTAAGAACATACAGACTAGCTTAGGCTCCTTTTGATAGTTGAGAAAAGGACGAGCAATAACAACCTAGAATCTTAGAAGCTGCTTGGTTATTCTAGAAGTGGACCAGACTGGGTCCATCTCCCTCAcattaattgatttgattaaaaaaaaaagaaaaaaaagaaagaaagaaaaagattaagataaaaataagtTCAGTGTGTTTAGGTGTGTTTTCTATTTGACTTCAATGTCCTTAAATGGGAAAGTCCTTCCCAATCTctagaaaatataaaagcagTCAGCTTATCCTCAGCTGTACGCTGATTGCATAATGTAGAATTCCCAAGCAGCCCCATCATAGAATCACACAGATTCCACGTTTTCATTTCATTCTCTATATCTTCTCAGCCATCATCAAGAGCATAATGTGAAATCATTTATCAGTTTCAAAACTTTTTGTTACCCAGTGTGTATCTGCATCGGCAAGTCAAAGCATAGAGCAACCTCCAAACTACGTGTAAAGACATAGTCAATAAAGCTTTTATTCGTAATGCGGGTAGGCTTTCCAGCTGAAAAGATACATTGGTTAGTATAACCTTCAATGTATACTGAGAAACCCCAATAAACATGCTATACTTACcacttaaaattttagaaagacCTTCCTCAGCATTTTTTTGAGTGACATTTGTATTGATCTCTAACCCACTGCGGTATGCAGCTATGCTTTTCAACCCATATATCTGATTAGCAACTGTGATAGAATCTTAAGGAAGTCAACTAAAATAGGCTTCTTATTTAATACCAGTAAGGACAAAGTAACAGAAAGAAATCCATAACAAGCTGAAAGGATATGACTTCAACTTTCCCTGATAAGTTTCAGTGAACGTATCCAATGTCCAAGTAGATCCATCTGGCAATTCCTAAACGGAAcacaacacaaaaataaaaagcaaaaaacaaactAACAActataagcaaaaaaaaaaaattaaaaatttcttgAGCCTGCTGCTCGGAAAACACCGAGTCTAATAGCAGAGAGTAAGGGATGCTAAATCAACAAAAGAGCAACAGATGATGATAGAAAGAcacataaaagtaaataaaactCAACTTTAAatagattcaaaaaaaaaaaaaaaaatcagcctagagaaaaaaaaatgcttggtCATAATTGGATACTATaccaagataaaataaaataaaataactagtGCAGGTCATCAATATCTCATCAACATGGGCATGGAGATTTAATCTGCGATGCACAAGAAACAGAAAAGAGTACCCCAAGGAACAGGTACAATAAAATTATTGCGACACAATGACTATAACGAAAAAGTAGAATTGTAGCAAATCATTTTAAATCAATCCTAGAGAAGAAGTTGCAGAAATAACAAACAGCAAGATCTCTTGTTCCAGCAACCATACATATGGAACAAGTATACATACAGGACAGAAAGCATATAACAATATCTCCTCAAAACTATAGGAGAATCAAGACCATAGCTGGCATGAAACTAACTAATAACAATGACAATTAGATACTGTCTTGGCCTCCTTGCATGCAAATACATTATTTCAGATCTTCACCAAAACAGATCAACTAAACAACAAAGTGACAAACTGTCCttaaatgtcaaaaaaatagtAAGCATAATACTCTCTCCTTCCTTTTGGGATGGAGTTGGACATCAAGATAAAAAGCATGACTAGCTGAACTATGAGAGAAATACCAAGACCAAAGAAATAAATAGGACAATAGAAAGAACATCAAGTACATGCATTTACAACAATATGAAATGCTTCAAATTGATTACTTTAATGCAAGTCAGATAAGTGAAAATCAAAAAGTATATTACTTCATCAAGAATCTTCTCAGCCAGACGTTCAATTCTCAATATTCTACCAACGACCTGAGCAAAACTTTTATGCCACTCTATGTCATGCTTTTTGTCAATCTCTATCCCATCATCAATGAGTATGGTAGAGATTCTTGCAGCTTCGAAGCATGTTGAGCTAATGGACTGTAATCCAGAGAGCTTACGGTATTCTTCAACCTCATGCAAGGATATCTGAGATCCATACAATTCAGCAATATGCCTTAGATTTCTCTGCCACATACAAAGCAATGCAGTCAGAATGGAAACCCGGAACTGATTTCTTTTAAGTCCTCAAGTACCATGAAGTTACAAGTCATAGCAACACGTGTTATTGCATAGTGGCAAAGAAAGATAATGCAGCATACTGAGCATGGCACCACAGACATTAAAAGTGTCTCTGAATCTAACGAACGAGGCCTAGAACATGTCACATAAAACCGACAAGTTGAGAAAATAGAGAACTGTTATTTACCCctaaaaaatttttattttgtttttctggaAGGGCCCAGGGACATTCAAAGCACTTGTTATGAGTTTTTGGCTGCAAATCTCTGAGGGTTTAGATGTACGGTGATACCTGATATATGAATGAAATGAATGAATGCATCTCATAAGGTTTACAATTATACCCTgggtttgtttgacaaaattctCGTAAACAGTTTTCTCTTCTCAAATCTTGGAAACGCTTCTCAAATGTTAGTTATCCAAACGGAATTTTAGATGTAGCCCCTACCACTAAACacaaaattcttctaaaaacccaaaacacttctcACAAATCACTATCcgataaataaaacacaagacatttctcaaaaatagttaaatatatACAAGCCCATTTTTCATGCTTATATTTTCATGTGTGGACGTTCCTTAGCCGTCCGGGGTGGTTGCCAAGGCTATCCAACCGTCTAAGAGTCAAGCGGTGGTCGCCAAGGCCGTCCGACAGCCCCGTAAGGGCCATTTAGCGTCCCTGCAGTGGCCGATAGATCACCAACGTG encodes:
- the LOC133873483 gene encoding protein fluG-like; this encodes MDFTELREAIEEMEVVDAHAHNIVALDSTVPFISGFSEANGDALTFAPHSLSFKRNLRHIAELYGSQISLHEVEEYRKLSGLQSISSTCFEAARISTILIDDGIEIDKKHDIEWHKSFAQVVGRILRIERLAEKILDEELPDGSTWTLDTFTETYQGKLKSVANQIYGLKSIAAYRSGLEINTNVTQKNAEEGLSKILSAGKPTRITNKSFIDYVFTRSLEVALCFDLPMQIHTGFGDKDLDMRLSNPLHLRTLLEDKRFSKCRIVLLHASYPFSKEASYLASVYPQVYLDFGLAVPKLSVHGMISSVKELLELAPIKKVQRKHAKLSFLFYVMRVLMVISQFLKLLRLLKTSLHIMQFSFTRSIYLLV